A stretch of the Filimonas lacunae genome encodes the following:
- a CDS encoding DUF4833 domain-containing protein, whose product MSVRTGLQQGIYKIINPFVRFLIKLGLTPNAVTSIGLMLNIGVAIIFIKGAEVGHRGDLSYVGWAGALILFAGLFDMLDGQVARLGNMSSRFGALYDSVLDRYSEMVLFLGICYYLVGHHYFLSSLFAFIALIGSMMVSYVRARAEGLGIECKDGLMQRPERVITIALSAMACGITAHYIGGDYKLFIPGFRYHVFETMSIFTLPITFMAVLTNITAIGRLRGAKKSMEKIEQEQKEQKAEAVVPQQRSTAAVKTLLLVILSITASLITYARTEPQDTFPVPPRGFGHLFYLQRTPNANTIMYDLNIKDGLIDKDDPVHAYWIRYTEQKQKQELNFVQRKFAYGIKAKDLGNNKFELHFVSYKKMPLYLEYSPTEKTYHAYATVNSKYLRLSRIFIMINGGSFWSPNIEYVEIKGVDVATGKEVAERLKI is encoded by the coding sequence ATGTCTGTTCGTACAGGATTGCAGCAGGGGATTTATAAAATCATAAACCCGTTTGTTCGTTTTTTAATTAAGCTGGGACTTACTCCTAATGCTGTTACTTCCATTGGTTTAATGTTAAACATTGGAGTCGCTATCATTTTTATCAAAGGTGCTGAGGTGGGGCATCGGGGCGACTTATCTTATGTAGGTTGGGCTGGTGCGCTGATATTGTTTGCCGGTTTGTTTGATATGCTGGATGGCCAGGTGGCCCGCCTGGGAAACATGAGTTCCCGTTTTGGCGCTTTATACGATTCCGTATTGGACCGGTATAGCGAAATGGTGTTGTTCCTGGGTATTTGCTATTACCTGGTGGGGCATCATTATTTCCTAAGCTCCCTGTTTGCATTTATTGCCCTGATAGGTAGTATGATGGTAAGTTATGTAAGAGCCCGCGCAGAAGGATTGGGTATCGAGTGTAAAGATGGCTTAATGCAAAGACCGGAGCGTGTAATTACTATTGCTTTATCTGCTATGGCATGTGGCATTACTGCGCATTACATTGGCGGCGACTATAAATTGTTTATCCCAGGTTTCAGATACCACGTATTTGAAACTATGTCAATTTTTACCTTGCCCATTACTTTTATGGCTGTGTTAACAAATATTACTGCGATTGGAAGACTGAGGGGGGCCAAAAAATCAATGGAAAAGATAGAACAGGAACAAAAAGAACAGAAAGCAGAAGCTGTTGTACCACAACAGCGTTCAACCGCAGCGGTAAAAACATTGCTGCTGGTTATATTAAGCATTACTGCTTCACTGATAACATATGCCAGAACCGAGCCACAGGATACATTTCCGGTACCGCCCCGTGGCTTTGGTCATTTATTTTACCTGCAACGTACCCCTAATGCTAACACCATTATGTACGATCTGAATATTAAAGATGGTCTTATTGATAAAGATGATCCTGTACATGCATACTGGATCAGATATACCGAGCAAAAACAAAAGCAGGAACTAAACTTTGTTCAGCGTAAATTTGCTTACGGTATTAAGGCTAAAGACTTAGGTAACAATAAGTTCGAGTTACATTTTGTGTCGTATAAAAAGATGCCTTTGTATCTGGAATATTCTCCAACCGAAAAAACATATCATGCATATGCTACGGTAAATAGTAAATACCTGCGTTTGAGCCGCATATTTATTATGATCAATGGAGGAAGTTTCTGGTCACCCAACATTGAATATGTTGAGATCAAGGGTGTTGACGTTGCCACCGGAAAAGAAGTTGCTGAACGATTAAAAATATAA
- a CDS encoding DUF5686 family protein: MDWKRKIGFGFLLLLILGGIEAFGQTTTTIKGTVKDAATHLPLQNVSVFFTGAQGVITDSAGRFIVQTDDNVSFIEFTILGYQSVKRKLGNDAIQVLNIEMAPSPKNLNNVTVTTNKRAKYRNKNNPAVELIRQVIAHKDDNRLQAYETASYEKYEKIQLSLSKISKKLTDSKILKRYNFVFDNPDTTQMQGMTVTPVYLEESLSDNYYRKKPQQSKSIIKGKKKVDFGEFVDMVGVSSYLNRLYEDVNIYDNNISVLTNQFLSPIADLAPTFYMFYIRDTVELNGEKLVKMYFTPRNPDDLLFRGTMFITLDGNYGIQQINMFVSSKVNLNFVRQLKIAQEFEKSKEGRYYLEKSDMVTDFGLSKNGGGILGERTVSYKDFQTNVAINDSVFKGPSVAIQEKAEERLDTFWISHRHDSLSSAESKVYANIDSLKKMKSFRRLMDWGTFLLAGYKQAGPFEVGPANTFYSFNPVEGFRLRLGGRTTPKLSKRYYFETYGAYGFKDQKWKYFLSASYSINNKSIYGYPLHYVRASFQRDTKIPGQELQFVQEDNFLLSFKRGNNDKWLYNDIFNFSYVREFGDHLRYTIGYKWWKQTPAGSISYVKNVNGTDVNVNDITTSEISAEFRWAPHEQFYQGKLYRIPIINKYPIFTFRYIAGIKGLLKGEYNYQSINLRAEKRFYLSQLGFTDITAEGGYLFGKVPFPLMTIHRANQTFTYQLNSFNLMNFMEFVSDHYASVTVDHYFNGFIFNKIPLLKRLKLREVIAGKLLYGATRDENNPAKNPDQIKFPTTNGVVSTFVFDNQPYFEGSVGIMNIFKLVRVDVVKRFTYLKHADIPTWGIRTRVKFDF, encoded by the coding sequence ATGGATTGGAAAAGAAAAATTGGGTTCGGTTTTTTGCTGCTATTGATATTGGGAGGAATTGAAGCGTTTGGGCAAACTACAACAACGATTAAGGGTACTGTTAAAGACGCAGCTACACATTTGCCATTGCAAAATGTGAGTGTTTTCTTTACTGGTGCGCAAGGAGTTATTACGGATAGTGCAGGTAGATTTATCGTGCAAACTGATGACAATGTTAGTTTTATAGAATTTACCATTTTAGGATACCAGTCTGTAAAGAGAAAGTTGGGTAATGATGCTATCCAGGTTTTGAATATAGAGATGGCCCCTTCTCCTAAAAACCTGAATAATGTTACGGTTACTACTAATAAAAGAGCTAAGTACCGTAACAAGAACAACCCAGCCGTTGAACTGATCAGACAGGTAATTGCCCATAAAGACGATAACCGTCTTCAGGCTTATGAAACAGCTTCCTATGAGAAATATGAAAAAATTCAGCTGTCGCTAAGCAAAATCTCAAAAAAACTTACAGATAGTAAGATTTTAAAGAGATATAATTTTGTTTTTGATAACCCGGATACTACTCAAATGCAGGGAATGACAGTTACCCCTGTATACCTGGAAGAAAGTTTATCTGACAACTATTACCGGAAAAAGCCGCAACAATCTAAGTCAATAATAAAAGGAAAGAAAAAGGTAGATTTTGGTGAATTCGTGGATATGGTGGGTGTTAGTAGCTACCTGAACCGATTGTATGAAGATGTAAATATTTACGATAACAATATTTCAGTACTTACCAACCAGTTTCTGAGCCCGATTGCCGACCTGGCGCCTACTTTTTACATGTTCTATATCCGGGATACTGTTGAGCTGAACGGTGAGAAGCTGGTAAAAATGTATTTCACCCCACGCAACCCCGATGATTTATTGTTTAGGGGTACTATGTTTATTACACTGGATGGTAACTATGGTATTCAGCAAATAAACATGTTTGTAAGCTCTAAAGTGAACCTGAACTTCGTTCGCCAGTTGAAAATTGCCCAGGAATTTGAAAAAAGTAAAGAGGGCAGGTATTACCTGGAGAAAAGTGACATGGTAACCGATTTTGGTTTATCTAAGAATGGAGGTGGTATTTTAGGGGAGCGCACTGTTTCTTATAAAGATTTTCAAACCAACGTAGCTATTAATGATAGTGTGTTTAAAGGCCCATCTGTGGCTATCCAGGAAAAGGCAGAAGAGCGTCTGGATACATTTTGGATAAGCCATCGTCACGATAGCTTATCCAGTGCTGAGTCTAAGGTGTATGCAAACATTGACAGCCTGAAAAAAATGAAATCTTTCAGAAGGTTAATGGATTGGGGAACTTTTTTACTGGCAGGTTATAAGCAGGCAGGACCATTTGAGGTGGGACCGGCTAACACCTTTTACAGTTTTAACCCGGTAGAAGGTTTTCGTTTACGTTTAGGTGGTAGAACTACTCCCAAATTAAGTAAACGCTACTATTTTGAAACCTACGGAGCCTACGGTTTTAAAGACCAGAAATGGAAATATTTCCTAAGTGCTTCTTACTCCATTAATAATAAGTCCATTTATGGATATCCTTTGCACTATGTAAGGGCCAGTTTTCAACGTGATACTAAAATTCCAGGTCAGGAGTTGCAATTTGTGCAGGAAGATAACTTCCTGTTATCCTTCAAAAGAGGTAATAATGACAAGTGGTTATATAATGACATCTTCAATTTTTCCTATGTAAGAGAATTTGGTGATCATTTGAGATATACAATAGGGTATAAATGGTGGAAACAAACACCTGCCGGCAGTATTTCCTACGTTAAAAATGTGAACGGAACCGATGTAAATGTGAATGATATCACTACTTCGGAAATTTCTGCGGAATTCAGGTGGGCTCCGCACGAGCAATTTTACCAGGGTAAATTATATCGGATACCTATCATCAACAAGTATCCCATTTTTACTTTCCGCTATATAGCAGGTATTAAAGGGCTTTTAAAAGGGGAGTATAACTACCAGAGTATTAACCTGCGTGCTGAAAAGCGTTTTTATCTATCGCAGTTAGGTTTTACAGATATAACTGCAGAAGGTGGCTACCTGTTTGGCAAGGTTCCTTTCCCTTTAATGACTATTCATCGCGCCAACCAGACATTTACGTACCAGCTAAACTCGTTTAACCTGATGAACTTTATGGAGTTTGTGAGTGATCACTACGCATCCGTAACGGTTGATCATTACTTTAACGGGTTTATTTTCAATAAGATACCGCTGTTAAAGCGATTGAAACTGAGAGAGGTAATTGCTGGAAAGCTTTTATATGGAGCTACACGTGATGAGAATAATCCGGCAAAGAACCCGGATCAGATAAAATTTCCTACAACAAACGGTGTAGTATCTACCTTTGTGTTCGATAATCAACCTTATTTTGAAGGTAGTGTAGGGATCATGAACATATTTAAGTTAGTAAGGGTAGACGTGGTGAAACGTTTTACCTATTTGAAGCATGCCGATATTCCTACATGGGGCATCAGAACAAGGGTAAAATTTGATTTTTAA
- a CDS encoding GtrA family protein: MFIKAQLTSLSASLIDNATAIVLQAACKVPKLYAGMAGVVIGGIFHFSVSRRWVFNASDKSRKDQIIKYIMVWSGNFFLNTAGIAILLRLTHLDFKIIKVLVSIVVGITYNYFLQKRFVFK, translated from the coding sequence ATGTTTATAAAAGCACAACTAACTTCTCTTTCGGCTTCCCTCATTGATAATGCAACAGCCATTGTTCTACAGGCTGCATGCAAAGTGCCTAAGTTATATGCAGGCATGGCAGGAGTAGTGATAGGAGGGATTTTTCATTTCTCGGTAAGTCGCAGATGGGTTTTTAATGCATCTGACAAAAGCAGGAAAGATCAGATTATCAAGTATATTATGGTTTGGTCAGGTAATTTTTTTCTGAATACCGCAGGAATAGCAATTTTATTAAGATTAACACATCTCGACTTCAAGATAATAAAGGTTCTCGTATCTATAGTTGTGGGTATTACCTACAATTACTTTCTTCAGAAAAGGTTTGTGTTTAAATAG
- a CDS encoding phosphatidylglycerophosphatase A family protein has translation MMTFSKIITTCLGIGYIRKGGGTYASIVTLLVWYALQAGGHDSPNGQLIAVILLLALGIFCGTVVEKEWGKDSYRVVIDEAAGMCITVLYIPVNRWDYLLTGLILFRVMDIFKPLYIRRVEKLPGGWGVMMDDVVAAVYAYLILRLIITMHIF, from the coding sequence ATGATGACATTTTCTAAAATAATAACCACTTGCCTGGGCATTGGTTACATACGAAAAGGCGGCGGCACATATGCGTCAATAGTAACGCTGCTGGTTTGGTATGCGCTTCAGGCAGGTGGTCATGATAGTCCCAATGGCCAGTTGATAGCAGTGATTCTATTGCTGGCATTGGGCATATTTTGTGGAACAGTTGTTGAGAAGGAATGGGGAAAAGATAGTTACCGGGTGGTAATTGATGAGGCGGCCGGAATGTGTATTACTGTTTTGTACATTCCTGTCAATCGCTGGGATTATTTACTGACCGGGTTGATTTTATTCAGAGTGATGGACATTTTTAAGCCCTTATACATACGCCGGGTAGAAAAACTGCCAGGTGGTTGGGGGGTTATGATGGATGATGTTGTAGCAGCAGTGTATGCTTACTTGATTTTAAGGCTTATTATAACAATGCATATATTCTAA
- a CDS encoding inositol-3-phosphate synthase produces MKEQIQKAEGKLGILTPGMGAVATTFMAGVIAVNKGLAKPIGALTQMGNIRLGKRTESKYPLIKDFVPLANLQDIVFGGWDVYEDNVYQAAVHAKVLEASLLEKIKPELEAIKPMKAVFDRTFVKNLDGQFIKTGATKWDLAKQVMDDIENFKDANDVNRVVVVWCGSTEIYFEASEVHETLANFEKGLKENDPNIAPSMIYAYAALKLGVPFANGAPNLTIDIPALVELSKETNTPIAGKDFKTGQTLMKTILAPGLQARALGVHGWFSTNILGNRDGLVLDDPDNFKTKEVSKLGVLEDIFKPETNPDLYGEIYHKVRINYYPPHGDNKESWDNIDIFGWLGYPMQIKVNFLCRDSILAAPIVLDLALFIDLAKRANMSGIQEWLSFYLKSPQTAPELRPEHDIFKQLMKLQNTLRHMMGEDLITHLGLDYYQDLVDVLS; encoded by the coding sequence ATGAAAGAGCAAATTCAGAAAGCTGAAGGCAAGCTAGGCATTCTTACGCCTGGTATGGGAGCTGTAGCTACTACGTTCATGGCGGGTGTTATTGCTGTGAATAAAGGATTGGCTAAACCTATCGGTGCTTTAACTCAAATGGGAAACATCCGTTTAGGTAAAAGAACAGAGAGCAAGTATCCTTTAATTAAAGATTTCGTGCCTTTGGCTAATCTGCAGGATATTGTTTTTGGCGGTTGGGATGTTTATGAAGACAACGTTTACCAGGCTGCTGTTCATGCAAAAGTGTTAGAAGCTTCTTTGCTGGAAAAAATTAAACCGGAGTTGGAAGCTATTAAGCCAATGAAGGCTGTGTTTGACAGAACTTTCGTTAAAAACCTTGACGGCCAATTCATAAAAACTGGTGCTACCAAGTGGGATTTAGCTAAGCAGGTAATGGACGATATTGAAAATTTCAAAGATGCCAATGATGTAAACCGCGTAGTGGTGGTTTGGTGTGGCTCTACTGAAATTTACTTTGAAGCATCAGAGGTGCATGAAACCCTGGCTAATTTTGAAAAAGGGTTAAAAGAAAACGATCCTAATATTGCTCCCAGCATGATTTACGCTTATGCGGCGCTGAAATTGGGCGTTCCTTTTGCAAATGGTGCACCTAACCTTACCATTGATATTCCGGCTTTAGTAGAATTATCTAAAGAAACGAATACGCCTATTGCTGGTAAAGATTTCAAAACTGGTCAAACTTTAATGAAAACGATCCTGGCACCAGGCTTACAAGCAAGAGCTTTAGGTGTACACGGATGGTTCTCTACTAATATATTAGGAAACAGGGATGGTCTGGTACTGGACGATCCGGATAACTTCAAAACAAAAGAAGTATCTAAACTGGGGGTGCTGGAAGATATATTCAAACCAGAAACCAACCCAGACCTGTATGGTGAAATTTACCATAAAGTACGTATCAATTACTACCCTCCGCATGGTGATAACAAAGAAAGCTGGGATAACATCGACATCTTTGGCTGGTTAGGTTATCCAATGCAGATTAAGGTGAACTTCTTATGTCGTGATTCTATTTTAGCTGCGCCCATTGTATTAGATCTGGCGTTGTTTATTGATCTGGCAAAAAGAGCTAATATGTCTGGTATCCAGGAATGGTTATCATTCTATCTGAAATCACCACAAACTGCACCGGAATTAAGACCTGAACATGACATTTTCAAACAACTGATGAAGTTGCAGAATACTTTACGTCACATGATGGGGGAAGATTTAATAACACACCTGGGGTTAGATTACTACCAGGATTTGGTTGATGTATTGTCATGA
- the spt gene encoding serine palmitoyltransferase produces the protein MQKNLKEKIAAFKDAAMIKEKGLYPYFRPIESAQDTEVMIEGKRILMFGSNSYLGLTNHPAIKEASQKAIEKYGSGCAGSRFLNGTLDLHVTLEKRLARFVGKEDAAVFSTGFQVNLGVLSCVTGRNDYIILDEYDHASIIDGCRLSFSKVIKYKHNDMADLEHKLAQLPENVVKLIAVDGVFSMEGDIVKLPEITKLAAKYGCNIMVDDAHGLGVIGEKGAGTASHFGLNDQVDLIMGTFSKSLASLGGFIAGDYETVDYIRHRARSLVFSASVTPASAASVIAALDLIENEPHHLDNLWKNTNYAKKMLQEAGFDLGGTESPILPIYIRNNDQTFIITKVLQEMGVFVNPIVSPAVPPEESLIRFSLMATHTFSQIEEAVEKLVKAAKVAGLELATGQQHIKTTN, from the coding sequence ATGCAGAAAAATCTAAAAGAAAAGATTGCAGCGTTTAAAGATGCTGCAATGATTAAAGAAAAAGGCTTGTATCCTTATTTCCGCCCGATTGAATCAGCGCAGGATACAGAGGTAATGATTGAAGGAAAGAGGATACTGATGTTTGGGTCCAATTCCTATTTAGGTCTTACTAATCACCCTGCTATTAAAGAGGCTAGTCAAAAAGCAATTGAAAAGTACGGTTCAGGCTGTGCTGGTTCAAGATTTTTGAATGGTACTCTCGATCTCCATGTAACCCTTGAGAAAAGGCTGGCCCGTTTTGTTGGAAAAGAAGATGCAGCTGTATTCAGCACCGGCTTCCAGGTAAACCTGGGGGTGTTGAGTTGTGTAACCGGCCGTAACGACTACATCATTTTAGATGAATACGACCACGCTTCCATCATAGATGGTTGCCGTTTATCTTTTTCCAAAGTAATTAAGTACAAGCACAATGACATGGCCGATCTGGAGCATAAACTTGCCCAGTTACCTGAAAATGTGGTGAAATTAATTGCTGTGGATGGGGTTTTTAGCATGGAAGGCGACATTGTAAAACTTCCTGAAATAACCAAACTTGCTGCCAAGTATGGTTGTAACATTATGGTTGATGATGCGCATGGTTTAGGTGTGATTGGTGAAAAAGGTGCAGGTACAGCATCTCACTTTGGTTTGAATGACCAGGTAGATCTGATCATGGGTACTTTCAGTAAATCTCTGGCTTCGCTGGGGGGATTTATTGCCGGTGACTATGAAACTGTTGACTATATCAGACACAGAGCACGTTCATTAGTGTTTAGCGCGAGTGTTACGCCGGCATCAGCTGCCAGTGTAATTGCGGCACTGGATCTGATTGAAAATGAGCCACATCACTTAGATAATTTGTGGAAGAACACAAACTATGCTAAGAAAATGCTTCAGGAAGCAGGATTTGACCTAGGTGGAACAGAAAGCCCCATCTTACCTATTTATATCAGAAATAATGATCAAACGTTTATCATTACCAAGGTATTACAGGAAATGGGCGTGTTCGTGAACCCAATTGTGTCACCAGCGGTGCCACCTGAAGAGTCGCTGATCCGTTTCTCATTAATGGCTACGCATACCTTCAGCCAGATTGAAGAAGCTGTTGAAAAGTTAGTGAAAGCTGCAAAAGTTGCAGGTCTGGAACTAGCTACTGGTCAGCAACATATTAAAACTACCAATTAG
- a CDS encoding TetR/AcrR family transcriptional regulator, which produces MLLSKDEIIKAEVLQEAGKLFRHFGLNKTTMEDIARAVGKGKSTLYYYYKSKEEIFDAVMRHEKDAIFKRIQEAVALQPTATAKMEAYVRVKFREISKITVLYQVVVREVQNCNEIERNIRKGFDSVETDIVKSILQYGIVTGEFSKLKQSELDLLAFTLVSSQRGVEIASIIGNRLDELEAQIDWYMEVLFNGIKNL; this is translated from the coding sequence ATGCTTCTTTCCAAAGATGAAATAATAAAAGCAGAGGTACTGCAGGAGGCTGGTAAGCTGTTCCGTCATTTTGGTTTAAATAAAACCACAATGGAGGATATTGCCCGCGCAGTAGGAAAGGGGAAAAGTACACTTTACTATTATTATAAGAGCAAAGAGGAGATTTTTGATGCTGTAATGCGGCATGAAAAGGATGCAATATTCAAGCGCATCCAGGAAGCTGTTGCGCTCCAACCTACTGCTACGGCCAAAATGGAAGCTTACGTTAGAGTTAAATTCAGGGAAATTTCTAAAATAACGGTTCTTTATCAGGTAGTTGTACGTGAAGTACAAAACTGTAATGAAATAGAAAGGAATATCAGGAAAGGATTTGACAGTGTAGAAACAGATATTGTGAAGAGCATTTTGCAGTATGGTATTGTAACAGGTGAATTTTCTAAGTTAAAGCAGAGTGAATTGGATTTGCTGGCGTTTACATTAGTAAGTAGTCAGCGCGGAGTGGAAATTGCTTCTATCATTGGCAACAGGTTAGACGAATTAGAAGCACAGATAGACTGGTATATGGAGGTGCTGTTTAATGGCATTAAGAATTTATAG
- a CDS encoding zinc-dependent metalloprotease, with translation MKHILLLGLITCFSQVKAQQPPGSVSKPNDAKADSAKSAAKKLSITEKIKGNQKKQGLFTLYQDTATGSVQLYVKRDQLGKEFIYQSFSINGPTTLFLNQSMHRATMVLKIEKAFDKLEFSEVNTNFYYNKSNPVSKAANIDKPEAIILSEKVTAEDSTGYLINADALFLSEKLDPVKPTLPPSMAMSIFNLGMLNIQKSKYANIRSFPDNTDVVVDLTYDNPNITASSGPDITDGRYVRVRMQHSLIAMPENVFLPRRDDPRVGYFMEEVTDLTSISPVPYKDIIHRWNLQKKDPSAAISEPVEPIVYWIENTTPLEYRKTIMEAGLKWNEAFEKAGFKNAVQMKIMPDTASWDPADIHYNVIRWVSSAQPSYGAIGPSFVNPKTGQILGADITVEWFSGSYTPVYDELVSNTTSATPAFTLFNQDSTQGSHSCMLAHELKNQFTTGLTTMEATGASDEEIKEMHKQFLTYLIMHEMGHTLGLNHNMKASQMLSPAQINDTTITHKIGLIGSVMDYPAINISLDRSKQGDYYTTKAGPYDLWAIEYGYTPFANATTEKAGLHTILSKSTDPQLTFGNDGDDMRSPGKAMDPRVNINDLTNDAIGYAEDRFKLVNNLMSKLVAKYSKPDQSYAELRARYNTLNGQRGNMIAAVSRYIGGVYIDRSFPDQKSPNKPYTPVSIATQKKAIAILNKYVFAPDAFDADAQVFPYLQLQRRGFNQPYSGEDYKITGTLLNIQTYGALAHILSPVTLQRITNSRLYGNQYSIADIMSDLTKGIFDADIQTNVNVYRQYLQSVYVKGVIQIAADNTPVDDIAKAGARYTLKKLRTRLATATSTNEETKAHRNNLIYLIDNALTVK, from the coding sequence ATGAAACATATACTACTGCTTGGCCTAATTACCTGTTTTTCACAGGTAAAGGCACAACAACCTCCCGGTTCTGTATCAAAACCAAACGATGCTAAAGCTGATTCGGCTAAATCTGCCGCCAAAAAACTATCTATTACTGAAAAGATAAAGGGCAATCAAAAGAAACAAGGCTTATTTACTCTGTATCAGGATACTGCCACAGGCAGCGTACAGTTGTATGTGAAGCGCGACCAGCTGGGAAAGGAATTTATTTACCAGAGTTTTTCTATCAATGGGCCAACTACCCTGTTTTTAAATCAAAGTATGCACAGAGCTACTATGGTTTTAAAAATTGAAAAAGCCTTTGACAAGCTGGAGTTTTCCGAAGTAAACACCAATTTTTATTATAATAAGAGCAACCCGGTTAGCAAAGCAGCTAATATTGATAAACCTGAAGCAATCATATTATCTGAGAAGGTAACTGCAGAAGACTCTACAGGTTACCTGATAAATGCAGATGCACTTTTTCTAAGTGAAAAGCTGGATCCCGTAAAACCAACGCTCCCGCCATCCATGGCCATGTCTATATTTAATCTGGGCATGCTAAACATACAAAAAAGCAAGTACGCCAATATTAGGTCCTTCCCGGATAATACCGATGTGGTAGTAGACCTTACTTATGACAATCCAAATATTACAGCTTCCAGCGGTCCGGATATTACAGATGGCAGATATGTGAGAGTGCGTATGCAACACAGCTTAATTGCCATGCCAGAAAATGTATTCCTCCCCCGCAGGGACGACCCACGGGTTGGTTATTTTATGGAAGAAGTAACTGATCTTACCAGCATCAGCCCTGTTCCTTATAAAGACATTATCCATAGATGGAACCTACAAAAGAAAGACCCTTCCGCTGCCATCAGCGAACCAGTTGAACCTATTGTATACTGGATTGAGAACACTACCCCGCTGGAATACCGCAAAACAATTATGGAAGCAGGCTTAAAGTGGAATGAAGCATTTGAAAAGGCAGGTTTTAAAAATGCTGTTCAAATGAAAATAATGCCTGATACAGCCAGCTGGGATCCTGCCGACATACATTATAATGTAATACGCTGGGTGTCGTCGGCCCAGCCAAGTTATGGTGCTATTGGTCCTAGCTTTGTAAATCCCAAAACAGGCCAGATTTTGGGAGCCGACATTACTGTAGAATGGTTTTCAGGAAGTTACACCCCTGTTTATGATGAACTGGTAAGCAATACAACCTCTGCTACACCTGCTTTTACCCTATTTAACCAAGACAGTACGCAGGGCAGCCACAGCTGTATGCTGGCCCATGAATTAAAGAATCAATTCACAACCGGACTTACTACTATGGAAGCCACTGGCGCCAGTGATGAAGAAATCAAAGAAATGCATAAGCAGTTTCTCACCTACCTTATTATGCATGAAATGGGGCATACATTAGGCCTGAATCATAATATGAAAGCAAGTCAGATGTTAAGTCCTGCACAAATTAACGACACCACTATTACACATAAAATCGGACTAATTGGCTCTGTAATGGATTATCCAGCCATTAACATATCACTTGACAGAAGTAAACAAGGTGATTATTATACCACTAAAGCCGGACCATATGACCTATGGGCCATTGAATACGGCTACACTCCCTTTGCTAATGCGACTACAGAAAAAGCAGGCCTTCATACCATTCTATCCAAAAGCACTGATCCTCAATTAACTTTTGGCAATGACGGCGATGACATGCGCTCGCCTGGTAAAGCCATGGACCCACGGGTAAACATCAACGATTTAACCAATGATGCCATAGGGTACGCGGAAGATCGTTTTAAGCTGGTAAATAATCTTATGAGCAAACTTGTAGCTAAGTACAGCAAACCTGATCAATCCTATGCTGAACTAAGAGCGCGCTACAATACTTTGAATGGGCAAAGGGGTAATATGATTGCCGCTGTAAGCCGTTATATTGGTGGTGTGTATATTGACAGAAGCTTCCCTGATCAAAAATCACCCAATAAACCTTACACGCCCGTTTCTATTGCCACTCAAAAAAAAGCCATAGCTATTTTAAACAAATATGTTTTTGCACCTGATGCATTTGATGCTGACGCACAGGTATTTCCTTACCTGCAACTTCAGAGAAGAGGTTTTAATCAACCTTATTCCGGAGAAGACTATAAAATCACCGGTACTTTATTAAACATTCAAACCTATGGGGCCCTTGCTCATATTTTAAGCCCCGTTACCCTTCAACGCATTACCAATAGCCGACTTTATGGTAACCAGTATAGTATAGCTGATATTATGTCTGACCTGACAAAAGGTATTTTTGATGCAGACATTCAAACAAATGTGAATGTTTATAGACAATATTTACAGAGTGTTTATGTAAAAGGTGTCATTCAAATAGCAGCAGACAATACGCCTGTTGATGATATAGCAAAAGCCGGTGCGAGATATACGCTTAAGAAACTCAGAACAAGATTAGCTACCGCTACTTCTACTAATGAAGAAACCAAAGCACATAGAAATAATCTTATTTACCTAATAGACAATGCATTAACAGTTAAATAA